CCTTCTGGTTGGCTGACGCTGCACTCCTCGCCGTCGCCTTCTGGGTGGCCTACCACGGACGACCGCATTTTGGCCCCGTCCACGCCGCCGCCTGCGTCCTGGCGGTGGCCGCAGGAGCTTTCCTCAGTGTGTCGCCCTACCTGATCCACTATAAATCCCTCCAAACTCAGGAAAAACACGAGGCACTCCTCACCGCCCTCGGTCGTCTCGACCGGCTCACAGAAATCCAAAACTCCATCCAATCCGCCTCCTCAAACTGGCAGCTCGCCCAGGAATCCTCGAAGCAAATCATCCAGTCCTGCCGCGAAATCTCGGACAAAATGTCCGTGGAAGCCAAAGCGTTCGGCCAATTTCTGCAATCGACGCAGGATCAGGAGAGAGCCCAACTGCGACTGGAGATCGAGAAACTGAAGCGGAGCGAAGGCGACTGGCTTCAAGTCTGTGTCCGGACCCTGGATCACGTCTACGCGCTTCATGCCGCCGCTCGCCGCTCGCAGCAACCTGAGCTCGCCACTCAAATCGGAAATTTCCGCGCCGCCTGCCAGGACGCGGCCCGACGGATCGGTTTGGTGATGTTCGAGGCGCAACCCGGAGAAAACTTCGACGCCCGTGGTCACCAGCCCGTGGAAGGCGGACCGGAACCTGCCCCGGGATCGATCATCCTCGAAACGATGGGGCCGGGCTACACCTTCCAAGGCCAGCTGCTTCGACGCGCCGTGGTCACGCTCACCCCCACTCCAACTTCAGATTCCTCCGAGCCCGGCCCAACGGCCTGAACGAAGATTCGGTTTCCCCGCGTCCTGAGCCCGAAGATTTCGTCCTTGTTTGGCGACTGGGAATTTCCGGGCTGGGGAAACCGCGCCCTGGTGGCACGAAAACGGATCCTTGAGGCGTGGTCCGAGGAAGAACTTCTTCCAACGGGGTGTGCAGTGAGGATGGCATCCGTTTGTTGAACGGGGGGGCGCGGTCGGCGCATCCAGAGGTTGTCGGTGACCGGGTTGTCGTGGTCACGCAGGCTGCCCAGCCTGCGGGGCGACGAAGGAAACCCGGCGCGTGGAGAGCATGGAAGGGCCTCGTTCTTCACCCGCAGCGCCGACGGGCCGTCGGCGATACGGCAGGCTTGGCAGCCTGCGCCACACCACAGACAACTTCCGGATGCACGGGGGCGCGTTTCAATCTAACCCGCATTGCTGCAACTCGATGGGGAACGTTTCCCAACCCCGTCGAGGGTGAAAGATGCGGGTTAGGGCGTGCAGACCACGGGTGAAAGACCATCCGGGCCAGGCACCGCCCACTCGCTCACCAGCCGTTCTCCCTCCGGAGTCAGGAGCGACACCCATTGGGCATCATCCACGCGCTTGACCCATCGGTGGCCTTGGGCGGCTGTACGCCCCATCTCGGGCGATCCACCGCGAGCTTTCGCTTCCTCCATTTGCCGTTTTAATTCAGGAGAGTATTTCTCGAGATAAGCGATCCTGCGGGAGGCGGGATCCTCCGGTCGTCCGTTGGTCGAGATCACGACGGCACGCACCCCGTCCTCCGTGGTGTCGTTCATGCCCCGAATAGGCGGCACAAGCCCGCGCTCTGCCACAAAGAGCTTCTTCTCGCTGAGATCGTAGAAGAACGCTTTTTCGCTCACACCGGAATCTTCCCGCCAAAACC
The sequence above is a segment of the Verrucomicrobiota bacterium genome. Coding sequences within it:
- the grpE gene encoding nucleotide exchange factor GrpE, which produces MLLRPFRLVQSTLPRNDDGLMTEAQNPSIPDLPRWPFWLADAALLAVAFWVAYHGRPHFGPVHAAACVLAVAAGAFLSVSPYLIHYKSLQTQEKHEALLTALGRLDRLTEIQNSIQSASSNWQLAQESSKQIIQSCREISDKMSVEAKAFGQFLQSTQDQERAQLRLEIEKLKRSEGDWLQVCVRTLDHVYALHAAARRSQQPELATQIGNFRAACQDAARRIGLVMFEAQPGENFDARGHQPVEGGPEPAPGSIILETMGPGYTFQGQLLRRAVVTLTPTPTSDSSEPGPTA